One stretch of Candidatus Baltobacteraceae bacterium DNA includes these proteins:
- a CDS encoding SDR family NAD(P)-dependent oxidoreductase: MSVAIVTGGGSGIGAALCRVLGEAGYQVAVADLDVSAAEHIAAECGGKAFKVDVGDEASVVDLFAAAHGAFGRLDALATPAGIADTTPFAELSVERWMQVYRVNVVGTWLCIREAVKYMKAGGRICTVSSVAGKRGGGLAGTAAYSASKGAVIALTRNAARVFGPKGIAVNGVCPAGTATPMGRYVMPTEEIEKQAIAAHPIGRIADPKEVAEAIAWLLSPKSSYVLGEMLNVDGGVMMD, encoded by the coding sequence ATGAGCGTGGCAATTGTCACCGGTGGCGGAAGCGGAATAGGTGCCGCACTGTGTCGTGTACTTGGCGAAGCCGGGTATCAAGTCGCGGTCGCGGATCTCGATGTTTCCGCAGCTGAGCACATCGCAGCAGAATGCGGCGGCAAGGCCTTCAAGGTCGATGTCGGCGATGAAGCCTCAGTCGTTGATCTATTCGCCGCCGCGCACGGGGCATTCGGAAGGCTCGACGCACTCGCAACTCCGGCCGGAATCGCCGACACGACGCCGTTTGCAGAGCTGAGCGTCGAGCGCTGGATGCAAGTCTATCGCGTCAACGTCGTCGGCACGTGGCTCTGCATTCGCGAAGCCGTCAAGTATATGAAGGCGGGCGGACGGATCTGCACCGTCTCGAGCGTCGCGGGCAAACGCGGTGGCGGATTGGCCGGAACCGCTGCATACTCCGCGAGCAAAGGCGCCGTCATCGCTTTGACGCGCAACGCCGCGCGCGTCTTCGGTCCCAAAGGTATCGCCGTCAACGGCGTGTGTCCGGCCGGAACCGCGACACCGATGGGCCGCTACGTCATGCCGACGGAAGAAATCGAAAAACAAGCCATCGCCGCACATCCGATCGGACGTATCGCCGATCCCAAAGAAGTCGCCGAAGCCATCGCGTGGCTGCTCTCGCCGAAATCTTCCTATGTATTAGGCGAGATGCTCAACGTCGACGGCGGCGTCATGATGGACTAA
- a CDS encoding ATP-dependent Clp protease proteolytic subunit, protein MSWNRYTRGMTLIPIVVEQTARGERSYDIYSRLLKERIVFVTGPIDDGMANLVIAQLLFLEREDPDRDIDMYINSPGGSVSAGLAIYDTMQLVKPAVATICAGFAASAASMLLTGGAKGKRMALPYSKILIHQPSIGQIGGQATDIEIHARELVLTRKTIAEIYERTTGKPADEVLRDLERDFYMSAEEARTYGIIDQVLNTSARSAISQADASPSAH, encoded by the coding sequence TTGAGCTGGAATCGCTATACTCGCGGCATGACGCTGATACCGATTGTCGTCGAGCAAACCGCGCGTGGCGAGCGCTCTTACGACATCTACTCGCGGCTCTTGAAAGAGCGGATCGTGTTCGTCACGGGGCCGATCGATGACGGCATGGCCAACCTCGTCATCGCTCAGTTGCTCTTTCTCGAGCGCGAAGATCCCGACCGCGATATCGACATGTACATCAACAGTCCGGGTGGCAGCGTGAGTGCCGGTCTTGCAATATACGATACGATGCAGCTCGTCAAGCCGGCGGTCGCGACGATCTGCGCCGGATTCGCTGCGTCGGCCGCGTCAATGTTACTGACGGGCGGGGCTAAGGGCAAACGCATGGCGCTCCCCTACAGCAAAATCCTGATCCACCAGCCGTCGATCGGACAAATTGGCGGCCAAGCGACGGATATCGAGATTCACGCGCGCGAATTGGTTTTGACCCGTAAGACGATTGCAGAGATTTACGAACGGACGACGGGTAAGCCGGCCGATGAGGTCTTGCGCGATCTCGAGCGCGACTTCTATATGAGCGCCGAGGAAGCGCGCACGTACGGAATCATCGATCAGGTGCTCAATACTTCAGCGCGCAGCGCCATTAGCCAAGCGGACGCGTCCCCAAGCGCACATTAA
- the alr gene encoding alanine racemase has product MQAQLEIDLGAIAANVDAISQFVRPSKFAAVVKANAYGHGIAEVARALEDRVARFCVYEVGEAVALREAGIRAPILIMGPIESSDLDLAHASNAAITLWDTDTYARRVASVARRRSAKFPVHVKIETGVSRIGLSPEDAPAAIDAYARTPELTLEGAYSHLAAAEELDSDFTLVQLSRFQEAVKSAPAGIRHIAASAAAMLWPQTRLDMVRVGIATYGLWPSPETRARLGDAIPLRPALRWTTRLVSVRDIPAETSVGYGRTYRTTSNARIGVLPIGYAEGIPRALSNRGAVLIDGKRCPIVGRICMNMTMIDVTSVTSAAPGMQVTLIGRDGDAILSAEDWANWAQTIDYEIVARLPYNTPRVFVT; this is encoded by the coding sequence ATGCAGGCTCAGCTCGAGATCGATCTCGGCGCGATCGCGGCGAATGTCGATGCGATCTCGCAGTTCGTGCGGCCCTCGAAATTCGCGGCCGTCGTCAAAGCCAACGCATATGGGCACGGCATCGCGGAAGTTGCTCGCGCACTCGAGGATCGCGTCGCTCGCTTCTGTGTCTACGAAGTCGGTGAGGCGGTCGCGCTGCGAGAAGCCGGGATTCGCGCGCCCATCTTGATCATGGGCCCGATCGAGTCGAGTGACCTCGACCTGGCGCACGCATCGAACGCCGCGATCACGTTGTGGGATACGGACACCTACGCACGACGCGTCGCGAGCGTTGCACGCCGCCGCAGTGCGAAATTTCCCGTCCATGTGAAGATCGAGACCGGTGTCTCACGCATCGGTCTCTCGCCGGAGGATGCGCCGGCCGCGATCGATGCGTACGCACGCACTCCGGAGCTGACGCTCGAAGGCGCATACTCGCATCTGGCTGCCGCTGAAGAGCTTGACTCCGATTTCACGCTGGTGCAGCTCTCGCGCTTTCAAGAAGCCGTGAAAAGTGCGCCCGCGGGCATACGCCACATTGCCGCATCCGCGGCAGCGATGCTTTGGCCGCAAACGCGCCTCGACATGGTGCGCGTCGGAATCGCAACATACGGTTTATGGCCTTCGCCCGAGACGCGAGCGCGACTCGGCGATGCAATTCCACTGCGGCCGGCACTGCGATGGACGACGCGGCTCGTTTCCGTGCGCGATATTCCCGCCGAAACATCCGTTGGCTACGGCCGCACCTACCGTACGACATCGAATGCACGCATCGGTGTGCTTCCGATTGGTTACGCCGAGGGAATTCCGCGTGCTCTTAGCAATCGAGGCGCGGTTTTGATCGACGGAAAACGTTGCCCGATCGTTGGGCGTATTTGCATGAACATGACGATGATTGACGTGACGAGCGTCACTTCTGCAGCGCCGGGGATGCAGGTCACACTTATCGGGCGCGACGGCGATGCAATTTTAAGCGCAGAAGACTGGGCAAATTGGGCACAGACGATCGACTACGAAATTGTCGCGCGTTTGCCATACAACACGCCGCGGGTGTTCGTTACGTAG
- a CDS encoding alcohol dehydrogenase catalytic domain-containing protein, with the protein MRAILKSRPAAGVEFTKEQPEPEIGPDDVLVQVAATSICGTDAHLYAWDKSAQAFGPTLPFVLGHECAGTIVRIGSTVKNLRVGQRIAAESHIFCGACYMCRTGNAHNCLEMKLLGVTRPGGFAEYLALPERVCFPLPDDLPLELGALFEPSGVAVHAIQRAGNLDGCSVLITGAGPIGLVLIQLAFVMGATSIVALEPNPFRRKLAEQRGARALDPLAPGFDLDAIVRKDYARHGGFDAGFEISAAPGTLETLLRGVRREAPIVCVGLPNEPIPIDITAFISKKMIVLKGTFGRRIWDTWEMLLAMVQSGRLDLSGMITHRLGLEEFDRGIQLLKGDSAKVIISPN; encoded by the coding sequence ATGCGTGCCATCCTGAAATCGCGTCCCGCCGCCGGTGTCGAGTTCACGAAGGAGCAGCCCGAGCCGGAAATCGGACCCGACGACGTCCTCGTCCAGGTCGCGGCGACCTCGATCTGCGGGACGGACGCGCACCTCTACGCCTGGGACAAGAGCGCCCAGGCCTTCGGTCCGACACTGCCGTTCGTGCTCGGGCACGAATGCGCCGGAACGATCGTGCGCATCGGTTCGACCGTCAAGAACCTGCGCGTGGGTCAACGCATCGCGGCCGAGTCGCACATCTTCTGCGGCGCCTGCTATATGTGCCGAACCGGCAACGCGCATAACTGCCTTGAGATGAAATTGCTCGGCGTCACCCGGCCGGGCGGATTCGCGGAGTATCTTGCGCTGCCGGAACGCGTCTGCTTTCCGCTACCGGATGACTTACCGCTCGAACTCGGCGCGCTTTTCGAGCCGAGCGGCGTGGCGGTGCACGCCATCCAACGGGCCGGAAATCTCGACGGCTGCAGCGTGCTCATCACGGGCGCCGGACCGATCGGGCTCGTGCTGATTCAGCTGGCGTTCGTCATGGGCGCGACCTCGATCGTCGCGCTGGAACCGAATCCGTTTCGACGCAAGCTTGCAGAACAACGCGGTGCGCGCGCGCTCGATCCGCTGGCGCCGGGGTTCGATCTCGATGCAATCGTGCGCAAGGACTACGCGCGGCACGGCGGCTTCGATGCCGGCTTTGAAATATCGGCTGCACCCGGAACGCTCGAAACGCTGCTGCGCGGCGTACGGCGTGAGGCGCCGATCGTGTGCGTCGGACTTCCAAACGAACCAATCCCGATCGACATCACGGCCTTCATTAGTAAGAAGATGATTGTCCTCAAGGGAACGTTCGGACGGCGCATCTGGGATACGTGGGAGATGCTGCTTGCGATGGTCCAATCGGGAAGGCTCGATCTTTCCGGCATGATTACGCACCGGCTTGGGCTCGAGGAATTCGATCGGGGAATCCAGCTCTTGAAGGGCGATTCCGCGAAGGTGATCATCTCGCCTAATTGA
- a CDS encoding aspartyl protease family protein — MFLALAFSLAFSLQANHLVIPITIDGTPTYALFDTGGGNTLDPQFARKLGLRVQASGTASGAGEETVKASRTHVDALTFGGLTMHDQDFAVLPLPRALTNGNGMTVSAIVGREILARYVTRIDYDAQTLTFTPNSEFQYDGSGARVPLHLGSSEAIVEGSIDGVSGSFQIDTGSSASLILTSPFVAANKLREKYQIAGNMIVGRGIGGYSRADLARGKRLRIGTFQIDDMVLDLSTDNGGAFASHWVDGNIGNDVLQRLTMTLDYAHHVAYFEPNARTNVPTPPNRIGIYVQNDNRTYFDVVDVLASGPAFEAGLRTGDRITAVDGVPARNVTENDFWRLLHDMSGSVHTFTVDRSGQTMTVSVTLRDTA; from the coding sequence GTGTTCCTCGCGCTCGCATTCAGTTTAGCGTTTTCTCTTCAAGCAAACCACCTCGTTATCCCGATCACGATCGACGGAACGCCGACTTACGCGCTCTTCGATACTGGCGGCGGCAACACGCTCGATCCGCAGTTCGCGCGTAAGCTTGGACTCCGTGTGCAAGCGAGCGGCACGGCGTCCGGCGCTGGTGAAGAAACCGTCAAAGCCTCGCGAACGCACGTCGACGCACTCACGTTCGGTGGGCTGACGATGCACGATCAAGACTTCGCCGTGCTTCCGCTGCCGCGAGCGCTGACCAACGGAAACGGCATGACGGTCAGCGCCATCGTCGGACGAGAAATTTTGGCGCGGTATGTTACGCGCATCGACTACGACGCGCAGACGCTAACCTTCACGCCCAATAGCGAGTTCCAGTATGACGGCTCGGGCGCCCGGGTCCCGCTCCATCTCGGTTCGTCGGAAGCTATCGTCGAAGGCTCGATCGACGGCGTCTCGGGCTCGTTTCAAATCGACACGGGCTCGTCCGCATCGCTCATCCTGACCTCACCGTTCGTCGCTGCGAACAAGCTGCGCGAGAAGTATCAAATCGCCGGAAACATGATCGTCGGCCGCGGCATCGGCGGCTACTCGCGTGCCGATCTGGCGCGCGGAAAGCGCCTGCGCATCGGAACGTTCCAGATCGACGATATGGTGCTCGATCTCTCGACCGATAACGGCGGCGCGTTCGCCTCGCATTGGGTCGATGGCAACATCGGCAATGACGTCCTCCAGCGTCTCACGATGACGCTCGATTATGCGCATCACGTCGCTTACTTCGAGCCGAACGCTCGCACGAATGTTCCAACGCCGCCCAACCGCATCGGCATCTACGTACAGAACGACAATCGCACCTACTTCGACGTTGTCGACGTTCTCGCAAGCGGACCCGCGTTCGAGGCGGGGTTACGTACGGGCGATCGCATCACCGCGGTCGACGGCGTCCCTGCACGCAACGTTACCGAAAACGATTTCTGGCGGCTGTTGCACGATATGTCCGGTTCGGTCCATACGTTCACGGTTGACCGGAGCGGTCAAACGATGACGGTCAGCGTGACGTTGCGAGATACCGCGTAA
- a CDS encoding methyl-accepting chemotaxis protein, producing MSLLTRYHELLSAAAMRRYVFTLATAPLLVVLALAFGDYSVGRWPFTGIIVAALASSFAGTFALRSFLSPVRTALDVFERGDRDFRRLRDVWSRLQWFPLFISVLMAALYDFIILAAVPLGNALAGESLARNFQGTPLLMAIGTIIVAVPVYLSSEQTAAALVSLVAQSISIDVPSDERRDGGLARRLGVAIGAIVIVILLVMTSGMLHLATMVRVGGDPSEGYRLAILTVVASCGTAVVFALVIGSYLNLSIVQPVRRIAEMLRRGQDGDVTTAQELRYEPQAPHEIGNLVAAFVATNVALAHLAEDSERISHGDLGVEVIPRSRNDSLGLALRRLVETVRRAFGDAHRVARALEGEATALRERASELSSVSAVTANDLQSSSAAMREIDVTFGKVVDATGTVRRVARESLAIAGELGKAASITATSLDNLEEITAQRYGVVRNASELSARASDNAAEATAALTEATVASSSAATTMDRMQEAMQSLAAASAQIGAIAVTIEEISDQTNLLALNAAIEAARAGEHGRGFAVVADEIRKLADSSGTATKEISGLIRKTQADMERAVTETRAGSTAVASGRQRTIAASEALVSIVSDIDSMRAQIATAAQLAGSQSDIRDALRAASSDLEMLTTRNRDLGAVLDSTIETLVDASERGRLAADRTTRNVEALAEGSRAVANAAEQFQDLTFSLHIEAARLSQTVEMFHDEEIVDDQPTTAVIASSKSIVPS from the coding sequence ATGTCTCTGTTGACGCGTTATCATGAACTATTGTCGGCCGCTGCAATGCGGCGTTATGTTTTTACGCTCGCGACTGCTCCGCTGCTCGTCGTTCTCGCACTCGCTTTCGGAGATTACAGTGTAGGACGATGGCCGTTTACGGGCATCATCGTTGCGGCGCTCGCGTCGTCGTTCGCGGGCACGTTCGCGCTGCGTTCTTTCCTATCGCCCGTTCGCACGGCGTTGGATGTTTTCGAGCGCGGTGACCGCGACTTCCGCAGACTCCGTGACGTCTGGTCGCGGCTTCAATGGTTTCCGCTGTTCATTTCCGTTTTAATGGCGGCGCTTTACGATTTCATCATTCTGGCGGCCGTGCCGCTCGGAAATGCGCTCGCGGGTGAATCGCTCGCGCGCAATTTTCAAGGGACGCCGCTGCTTATGGCGATCGGAACGATCATCGTCGCGGTGCCGGTGTATCTGAGCAGCGAACAAACGGCGGCAGCACTGGTTTCCCTAGTCGCACAGAGTATTTCGATCGACGTTCCGTCCGACGAGCGTCGCGACGGAGGCCTTGCACGCCGGCTCGGCGTTGCCATCGGCGCAATCGTCATCGTCATTCTGCTCGTCATGACGTCGGGGATGTTACATCTTGCCACAATGGTCCGCGTGGGCGGCGACCCGAGCGAGGGCTACCGGCTCGCGATTTTGACGGTCGTCGCCTCGTGCGGAACGGCAGTCGTGTTTGCACTCGTGATCGGATCCTATCTGAATCTGAGCATCGTGCAGCCAGTTCGCCGCATCGCCGAAATGTTACGCCGCGGTCAGGATGGCGACGTTACGACGGCGCAAGAGCTTCGCTACGAACCGCAAGCCCCCCACGAAATTGGCAATCTTGTCGCCGCCTTCGTCGCGACCAACGTCGCGCTCGCCCACTTAGCGGAAGACTCGGAACGCATCTCGCACGGCGATCTTGGCGTCGAAGTCATTCCGCGCTCGCGCAACGATTCGCTTGGGCTCGCGCTTCGACGCTTGGTCGAAACCGTACGGCGCGCGTTCGGTGATGCGCATCGCGTGGCGCGCGCACTCGAAGGTGAAGCAACGGCCCTACGCGAGCGTGCATCCGAGCTTTCGTCGGTCTCGGCGGTCACGGCGAACGATTTGCAATCTTCGAGCGCCGCGATGCGTGAAATCGACGTTACATTCGGCAAAGTCGTTGACGCGACGGGAACTGTGCGGCGCGTTGCGCGCGAGTCGCTGGCGATCGCAGGCGAACTTGGGAAGGCTGCATCGATCACTGCGACGTCGCTCGATAACCTCGAAGAGATCACGGCGCAGCGGTACGGCGTCGTCCGCAATGCATCGGAGCTCAGCGCGCGCGCCAGCGACAACGCCGCCGAAGCGACGGCTGCGCTGACCGAAGCCACCGTTGCATCAAGTTCTGCCGCCACGACGATGGATCGAATGCAAGAAGCGATGCAGTCGCTTGCCGCGGCATCTGCGCAGATCGGCGCAATCGCCGTAACGATCGAAGAGATCTCCGATCAGACGAATTTGCTGGCGCTCAACGCCGCGATCGAAGCTGCGCGCGCCGGCGAACACGGCCGAGGGTTTGCGGTCGTCGCCGACGAGATTCGCAAGCTGGCCGACAGCTCCGGAACGGCAACCAAAGAGATTTCCGGACTCATTCGCAAGACACAAGCCGACATGGAACGTGCCGTTACGGAAACGCGCGCGGGCAGCACCGCGGTCGCATCGGGACGCCAGCGGACGATAGCAGCGTCCGAAGCACTCGTCAGCATCGTTTCCGACATCGATTCGATGCGCGCGCAGATCGCGACCGCAGCGCAACTCGCCGGCTCGCAATCAGATATTCGAGACGCGCTGCGCGCGGCAAGCAGTGACCTGGAGATGCTCACGACCCGCAATCGCGACCTCGGCGCGGTGCTCGATTCAACGATCGAGACCTTGGTCGACGCCTCCGAGCGTGGTCGCTTGGCCGCGGACCGTACGACACGCAACGTCGAAGCACTGGCCGAAGGATCGCGCGCCGTCGCGAACGCCGCCGAACAGTTCCAAGATCTCACGTTCTCGCTGCACATTGAGGCCGCGCGCCTCAGTCAAACCGTCGAGATGTTCCACGACGAAGAAATCGTTGACGATCAGCCCACGACGGCGGTAATCGCTTCCTCTAAATCGATCGTACCCTCGTAA
- a CDS encoding HisA/HisF-related TIM barrel protein, protein MDLLARSILVVPAIDLRGGRCVRLRQGDPAQEKSYDADPVSRAKAFVRAGATRLHVVDLDGALGSGENLAALRAICAATGVSVQTGGGVRRPADIEARFAAGATEVIIGTLLVEDPPGARMLIERFRERLIAGIDARGDRVATRGWQQQSHVSRDALVRDVAGWGVERIIYTEITRDGTGSGYDLAALTHVAKLAPVRISASGGARTVDDLMALREGTPTTVDHAIVGRALYEGTIDLEEAITAVVG, encoded by the coding sequence ATGGACCTGCTCGCGCGCTCCATCCTCGTCGTTCCCGCGATTGACTTGCGGGGCGGACGATGCGTACGTCTGCGGCAAGGCGATCCGGCGCAGGAAAAATCGTATGACGCCGATCCGGTTTCGCGGGCGAAAGCATTCGTGCGCGCCGGCGCGACACGGCTGCACGTGGTCGATCTCGACGGCGCGCTCGGCAGCGGCGAGAATCTCGCGGCGCTGCGCGCGATTTGCGCGGCCACCGGCGTGAGCGTGCAAACCGGCGGCGGCGTGCGGCGCCCGGCCGATATTGAAGCGCGTTTTGCTGCCGGCGCAACCGAGGTAATCATCGGGACGCTGCTGGTCGAAGATCCACCCGGCGCGCGGATGCTGATCGAACGCTTTCGGGAACGGCTGATCGCCGGGATCGATGCGCGGGGAGATCGCGTCGCGACACGCGGCTGGCAGCAGCAGTCACATGTCTCACGCGACGCATTGGTGCGCGACGTCGCCGGCTGGGGCGTCGAACGGATCATCTATACGGAAATCACACGCGACGGGACGGGAAGCGGCTATGATCTCGCGGCGCTAACGCACGTCGCGAAACTCGCGCCGGTACGAATCTCAGCCAGCGGTGGTGCGCGTACCGTCGACGACCTGATGGCGCTGCGCGAAGGGACGCCTACGACCGTCGATCATGCGATCGTCGGACGCGCTCTTTACGAGGGTACGATCGATTTAGAGGAAGCGATTACCGCCGTCGTGGGCTGA
- a CDS encoding trypsin-like peptidase domain-containing protein, giving the protein MKSNVVLVAILAGVIGGVSGTLATLNLAPHRVLADNLDDQQRIIDAVKHSEPSVVALNVTANGTRIAPTNPLGLLFGAPSGERVVPFHEVASGSGFVFDKDGLILTDDHVVHGAQKITVVFQNGDKIPGKIFGEDYNDDIALVKVENYAKLPPPLELGDSATVQKGEWTIAIGEPLELSQTVTVGVASAFGRDEQIEGEDGVQRTFRNLLQTSAPINPGNSGGPLIDLDGRVIAINQSVAAPAQGIGFAVPASVIETSVASIQAHPGVMNTAPVGFLGVQLVAIDDNVRKVLHYKGSGAVILGAISGSPAASAGLHPGDVIQAVNGKNVNGAQQVTKIVGALKPGEIAKVRIWRKGKTKTVNVRLGTRPLG; this is encoded by the coding sequence ATGAAATCGAACGTTGTTTTGGTCGCAATCCTGGCCGGCGTCATCGGTGGCGTCTCGGGAACGCTCGCGACGCTGAATCTCGCACCGCACCGCGTGCTCGCCGACAATCTCGATGACCAACAACGCATCATAGATGCGGTCAAGCACAGCGAGCCGTCCGTCGTTGCGCTCAACGTCACCGCCAACGGCACCCGAATCGCACCGACCAATCCACTCGGCTTACTCTTCGGCGCTCCAAGCGGCGAACGTGTCGTGCCGTTTCACGAGGTCGCGTCCGGGTCGGGCTTCGTCTTCGACAAAGACGGATTGATCCTCACCGACGATCACGTCGTCCACGGTGCGCAAAAGATTACGGTCGTTTTCCAAAACGGCGATAAGATCCCGGGCAAGATTTTTGGCGAGGATTACAACGACGACATCGCGCTCGTCAAAGTCGAAAACTACGCGAAGCTTCCGCCACCGCTCGAGCTCGGCGACTCCGCCACGGTTCAAAAGGGCGAATGGACGATTGCTATCGGCGAGCCGCTCGAATTGTCGCAGACGGTCACGGTCGGCGTCGCCTCGGCGTTTGGCCGCGACGAACAGATCGAAGGCGAAGACGGCGTGCAGCGCACGTTCCGCAACCTGCTGCAAACCTCGGCGCCGATCAATCCCGGCAATTCCGGCGGCCCGCTCATCGATCTCGACGGTCGCGTCATCGCGATCAACCAGTCAGTCGCAGCGCCCGCGCAAGGCATTGGTTTTGCGGTACCGGCGAGCGTGATCGAGACAAGCGTTGCGTCGATTCAAGCCCATCCCGGTGTGATGAACACTGCGCCGGTCGGCTTTCTCGGCGTTCAGTTGGTGGCGATCGACGACAACGTCCGCAAAGTGCTGCACTACAAGGGCAGCGGCGCGGTCATCCTCGGCGCGATTTCAGGCTCGCCCGCCGCGAGCGCCGGCTTGCATCCCGGTGACGTCATTCAGGCGGTGAACGGCAAGAACGTCAACGGCGCGCAGCAAGTCACCAAGATCGTGGGCGCATTAAAGCCGGGGGAAATCGCGAAAGTGCGCATTTGGCGCAAGGGCAAAACGAAAACCGTTAATGTGCGCTTGGGGACGCGTCCGCTTGGCTAA
- the hisH gene encoding imidazole glycerol phosphate synthase subunit HisH yields the protein MLAVVDYGGGNLGSLVSALRRRNAPFEVTGDPARLHDADAAILPGDGAFEATMRALRKNGLDAALQRFIAEGRPFFGICIGMQILYERSLEYGEHAGFGVFAGTIKRLENAPRVPHMGWDELEILGKHPILDGIASGDFVYFLHSYCAPVGPETVAACSYGERFSAVVARDNIVGTQFHPEKSQHVGGRILDNFLTRYLATSR from the coding sequence GTGCTTGCAGTCGTCGACTATGGCGGCGGGAATCTGGGATCGCTCGTTTCGGCGCTGCGAAGAAGGAATGCGCCTTTCGAAGTGACCGGTGACCCGGCGCGCCTACACGACGCCGACGCAGCTATCCTCCCGGGCGATGGCGCATTTGAAGCCACGATGCGCGCGCTGCGAAAAAACGGCTTGGATGCGGCGCTGCAACGCTTCATCGCTGAAGGCCGGCCGTTTTTCGGAATCTGCATTGGAATGCAGATACTCTACGAACGCAGTTTGGAGTATGGCGAGCATGCCGGTTTCGGTGTCTTTGCCGGGACGATCAAACGCCTCGAAAACGCGCCGCGCGTCCCGCACATGGGCTGGGACGAGCTGGAAATTCTTGGAAAGCATCCGATTCTGGATGGCATTGCGAGCGGCGATTTCGTCTATTTCTTGCACTCGTATTGCGCGCCGGTCGGACCTGAAACGGTTGCGGCGTGCAGCTACGGCGAACGGTTTTCAGCCGTTGTCGCGCGCGACAACATCGTGGGAACCCAATTTCATCCGGAGAAAAGCCAACATGTCGGCGGGCGGATTCTCGACAACTTCCTTACGCGGTATCTCGCAACGTCACGCTGA
- the ugpC gene encoding sn-glycerol-3-phosphate ABC transporter ATP-binding protein UgpC, protein MAGVRLESVSKKFGKNVVVHEMTMDIPDREFLVFVGPSGCGKTTTLRMIAGLETISDGKIFIGDRIVNDVEPRDRNIAMVFQNYALYPHMSVYENMAFALKLRKMSSEELDGRVKGAAEILGITHLLKRRPKEMSGGQRQRAALGRAMVRDPAVFLMDEPLSNLDAKLRVQMRVELVQLHRRVQTTTVYVTHDQVEAMTMGDRIVVMNDGAIQQIAAPKELYDHPVNRFVAGFIGSPPMNFINADLTRDGDRVFAHGNGFKTLLPAAQTAKLSANGNKIVLGVRPEDVRVVASAESDSGASGRVDVVEQLGAEQLAFTLVGDQNLLLRTNPDVPLTAGLNITLAFNVAKTHAFDPESGAAYF, encoded by the coding sequence ATGGCTGGCGTGCGCCTGGAATCCGTGTCGAAGAAGTTCGGAAAGAATGTCGTCGTTCACGAGATGACGATGGATATTCCCGACCGCGAGTTTCTTGTATTCGTCGGACCGTCGGGTTGCGGCAAGACGACGACCTTGCGCATGATCGCCGGACTCGAAACCATTAGCGACGGTAAGATTTTCATCGGCGACCGTATCGTAAACGACGTCGAGCCGCGCGATCGCAACATCGCGATGGTGTTCCAAAATTACGCGCTCTACCCGCACATGAGCGTCTACGAGAACATGGCCTTTGCGCTCAAGCTGCGCAAGATGTCATCCGAAGAACTCGACGGACGCGTCAAAGGCGCTGCCGAAATTCTTGGCATCACGCATCTTTTGAAGCGCCGGCCGAAAGAGATGTCCGGTGGACAGCGGCAGCGGGCCGCGCTCGGACGCGCGATGGTCCGCGATCCCGCCGTCTTCTTGATGGACGAGCCGCTTTCGAATCTGGATGCGAAGCTGCGGGTGCAAATGCGCGTCGAGCTCGTGCAGCTGCATCGCCGTGTTCAGACGACGACGGTCTACGTTACGCACGATCAGGTCGAAGCCATGACGATGGGCGATCGCATCGTTGTCATGAACGACGGCGCGATTCAACAGATCGCCGCGCCAAAAGAACTCTACGACCATCCGGTCAACCGCTTCGTCGCGGGATTCATCGGCTCACCGCCCATGAATTTCATAAACGCCGACCTTACGCGTGACGGCGATCGCGTTTTCGCACACGGCAATGGGTTCAAGACGCTCTTGCCGGCCGCGCAAACCGCGAAGCTCAGTGCCAACGGCAACAAGATCGTGCTCGGCGTTCGGCCGGAGGACGTACGTGTCGTCGCCTCAGCCGAGAGTGATTCAGGCGCCAGCGGTCGTGTCGACGTGGTCGAGCAGCTCGGCGCCGAACAGCTTGCGTTCACCCTCGTCGGCGATCAGAACCTCTTGCTGCGCACGAATCCCGATGTGCCGCTTACCGCCGGCTTGAACATCACACTCGCATTCAACGTCGCAAAAACTCACGCATTCGATCCCGAAAGCGGCGCCGCGTACTTCTAG